TCCGGCCGTACTGCTTCTTCACCGGCCAGAGCAGACGGCGGGCCTTGTCGAGGTTCCCGTTGTCCGGCCAGCTGTTCAGGGGGGCGAAGCGCTGCTGTCCCGCACCGGCGCCGCCGCGGCCGTCGCTGATCCGGTAGGTGCCGGCGCTGTGCCACGCCATTCGGACCATGAACGGGCCGTAGTGGCCGAAGTCGGCCGGCCACCAGTCCTGCGAGGTCGTCAGCACCTGCGCGATGTCCCGCTTCACGGCGGCGAGGTCGAGGCTCCCGAACGCCTCCGCGTAGTCGAAGCCGTCACCGAGCGGGTTGGCGACGGCGGGGTTCTTGGCAAGGATCTTCAGATTGAGCCGCTCCGGCCACCACTGGCGGTTTCCGCCGCCCTGGGTCGGGTGCGGAGCGCGCCCGTGCGCGACCGGGCAGCCGCCTGCTGTCTCCGTCTTGGCGTCTACGACGATCGCGTCATGGTTCTCGGACATGGGAATTCCTCCGGAGCTGGCAGATGACGGTGCTGGGCAGGGGGATGACCGTGCTGAGGACTGTGGACAAGGGAAGAGCCCGGGGCCGCGCCCCGGTGGCCGTGCCCGCCGCGCCGCCCGGGCCGGGCCTGATCGCCGGCCGGTGCGGTACGGGGAACGGGCCGATGGGGGCGAACCCGCGGGGAACGCGGCCGGCACGGGCACGACGGGGAACACGGCCCGGGCGGCCGCGCGGCCCGGAGCCGGAAGCCCGGAAGCCGGAGCGGTCACCGTCCCGGACGGTGTCGCGCGCCCCGGTGCGGGCACACGTCGCCTGAAGGCCGGGACCGCGCGGCTTGTCAGCGGCGGCCATCACACCCTGCCTCCTGCCGTACCGGGGTCGTCCCACCCTCTTGGCTGTCACCAGAACCGATCCTACGATGGACAGGTTCTAAGTCAAGAAGGACATCAGACTCTCGTCCGATCCACACCGAAAGCCCACTGATAAAATCCAGCCATCCCATGAGCCCGAATAGGCGGACCAATATGAGCGACCTGCTGGAGCGACTGCGCGGACGCGGCTGGCGGATGACTTCCCAGCGGCGCGTCGTCGCGGAGGTCCTCGACGGTGACCACGTGCACTTCACCGCCGACGAGGTACACACGCGCGCGGCACAACGGCTGCCCGAGATCTCCCGGGCGACCGTCTACAACACCCTGGGTGAGCTGGTCGCGCTCGGCGAGGTCATAGAGGTCACCACCGACGGCCGCGCGAAGCGCTACGACCCCAACGCGCACCACCCGCACCAGCATCTGGTGTGCTCCGGCTGTGGCACCGTCCGCGACGTCGACCCGACCGGTGACCCGCTGGCCGACCTCCCCGTGGACGGCCGGTTCGGCTTCACGGTCTTCCGGGCCGAGGTCACCTACCGAGGGCTCTGTCCGTCCTGCGTCTGACCGATCGCCGACCGATCGCCCACCGATCGCCGACCGAGGCGCCCGGGGGCAGCGACCCGGGGCCCCTCGGACCCCTGCCCCCACGCCCCGACCGCACCTCCCTACCGCACCCCCCGACCGCGGTGCGCGGCTGCGGGCGCCCCGCTCGCGAAGCCGCGTCCGGGTGCGCCGGACCCGATCAGCCGCCGCACCGCGCCTCGCCACACTCCACGGCACTCCACGGCTCGGCATGACGCGGCATGACGCGGCGCGGCACGGCCGGACGACCCTGCGAAGGAAGCCGTGTGAGCGGTGATCAGGCCGGGGCACCAGGCGTACCCGCCTTTCGGGTCGCGCCGCTG
The sequence above is drawn from the Kitasatospora sp. NBC_00315 genome and encodes:
- a CDS encoding Fur family transcriptional regulator; protein product: MSDLLERLRGRGWRMTSQRRVVAEVLDGDHVHFTADEVHTRAAQRLPEISRATVYNTLGELVALGEVIEVTTDGRAKRYDPNAHHPHQHLVCSGCGTVRDVDPTGDPLADLPVDGRFGFTVFRAEVTYRGLCPSCV